The following are encoded in a window of Aromatoleum petrolei genomic DNA:
- the dapE gene encoding succinyl-diaminopimelate desuccinylase has product MTNPSPNATFALTCELISRPSVTPDDSGCLDLIAARLAPLGFRCERIDTGGVSNLWTRRGDTGPVLCFAGHTDVVPTGPLESWTSHPFQPTVRDGHLYGRGAADMKTSLAGFVTAIERFVATNPDHRGSITLLLTSDEEGIATHGTVKVVEALAARGETLDYCIVGEPTSVKTLGDMIKNGRRGSLSGTLRVKGVQGHVAYPQLARNPIHEFAPALAELAAMRWDEGNEFFPPTTWQVSNIHAGTGANNVIPGECEVLFNFRFASVSTADELKQRTHAVLDRHGLDYTLDWHLSGRPFITGRGKLVEAIGGAIRETVGVETELSTSGGTSDGRFIADICKEVVEFGPVNATIHKLDERVAVDAIEPLSLIYERTLRTLLVR; this is encoded by the coding sequence ATGACCAATCCTTCCCCGAACGCAACGTTCGCGCTCACCTGCGAACTCATATCCCGCCCGTCCGTGACCCCCGACGACAGCGGCTGCCTGGACCTCATCGCCGCGCGCCTCGCCCCGCTCGGTTTCCGTTGCGAGCGCATCGACACCGGCGGCGTGTCCAACCTGTGGACGCGCCGCGGCGACACCGGCCCGGTGCTGTGCTTCGCGGGGCACACCGACGTCGTCCCGACCGGCCCGCTCGAGTCCTGGACTTCACACCCCTTCCAGCCGACCGTGCGTGACGGCCATCTCTACGGCCGCGGCGCTGCCGACATGAAGACCTCTCTGGCAGGTTTCGTCACCGCCATCGAACGCTTCGTCGCGACCAACCCGGATCACCGGGGCTCGATCACCCTGCTGCTCACCTCGGACGAGGAAGGCATCGCCACCCACGGCACCGTCAAGGTCGTCGAAGCACTCGCGGCCCGCGGCGAGACCCTCGACTACTGCATCGTGGGCGAGCCGACCTCCGTGAAGACGCTCGGCGACATGATCAAGAACGGTCGTCGCGGCTCGCTCTCGGGCACCCTGCGCGTCAAGGGCGTGCAGGGCCACGTCGCCTACCCGCAGCTCGCGCGCAATCCGATCCACGAATTCGCACCGGCGCTCGCCGAGCTCGCCGCGATGCGCTGGGACGAGGGCAACGAGTTCTTCCCCCCGACGACCTGGCAGGTGTCCAACATCCATGCCGGGACCGGCGCCAACAACGTGATTCCGGGCGAGTGCGAAGTGCTGTTCAACTTCCGCTTCGCATCCGTCAGCACCGCCGACGAACTCAAGCAGCGCACCCACGCCGTCCTCGACCGCCACGGCCTCGACTACACGCTGGACTGGCACCTCTCGGGCAGGCCCTTCATCACCGGCCGCGGCAAGCTCGTCGAGGCCATCGGCGGCGCGATCCGCGAAACCGTGGGTGTCGAGACCGAATTGTCGACCAGCGGCGGCACCTCGGACGGACGCTTCATCGCCGACATCTGCAAGGAAGTCGTGGAGTTCGGCCCCGTCAATGCCACCATCCACAAGCTGGACGAACGCGTCGCCGTCGACGCGATCGAACCGCTTTCCCTGATCTACGAACGCACCCTGCGCACCCTCCTCGTGCGCTGA
- the prmB gene encoding 50S ribosomal protein L3 N(5)-glutamine methyltransferase encodes MTEHCEHCDNGEEHEHVHESGPLAELVTLRDWLRYAVTRFNRAGLFFGHGCTDAYDEAVWLLLHTLSLPLDRLEPFLDACITAEEREALFTIIERRAEERVPAAYLTGEAWLGDFRFHVDERVIVPRSFFAEMLENGFAPWVEDAEQVTSALDLCTGSGCLAILMAHTFPNAEVVGADLSDDALEVAHLNVAEYGLEEQVELVKSDVFDGLSGRRFDLIISNPPYVTADSMDTLPPEYLHEPRMALAAGEDGLDVVRRILAEGRTHLNPGGVLAVEVGHNRHIVEAVFPDLPFVWLSSQGGDDMVFLLRAEELPEAQD; translated from the coding sequence ATGACCGAACACTGCGAACACTGTGACAATGGCGAAGAACACGAGCACGTACACGAGAGCGGCCCGCTCGCCGAACTCGTGACCCTGCGCGACTGGCTGCGCTACGCGGTCACGCGCTTCAACCGCGCCGGCCTGTTCTTCGGCCACGGCTGCACCGACGCCTACGATGAGGCGGTGTGGCTGCTGCTGCACACCCTGTCGCTACCGCTCGACCGACTCGAGCCCTTCCTCGACGCCTGCATCACCGCCGAGGAGCGCGAAGCCCTGTTTACGATCATCGAACGTCGCGCCGAAGAGCGGGTTCCGGCCGCCTACCTGACGGGCGAGGCGTGGCTGGGCGATTTCCGCTTCCACGTCGACGAGCGCGTGATCGTGCCCCGCTCGTTCTTCGCCGAGATGCTGGAAAACGGCTTCGCGCCCTGGGTGGAGGATGCCGAGCAGGTCACCAGCGCGCTCGACCTGTGCACCGGATCAGGCTGCCTGGCGATCCTCATGGCGCACACCTTCCCGAATGCCGAGGTGGTCGGCGCCGACCTGTCCGACGACGCCCTCGAGGTTGCCCACCTCAACGTCGCCGAATACGGCCTCGAGGAACAGGTCGAGCTGGTGAAGAGCGACGTGTTCGACGGGCTTTCGGGACGCCGTTTCGACCTCATCATCAGCAATCCGCCCTACGTCACCGCCGATTCGATGGACACGCTGCCGCCCGAATACCTGCACGAACCGCGCATGGCACTGGCGGCGGGCGAGGACGGGCTCGACGTGGTGCGCCGCATCCTTGCCGAAGGCCGCACTCACCTCAATCCGGGTGGCGTGCTCGCCGTCGAAGTGGGGCATAATCGTCATATCGTGGAAGCGGTATTCCCGGACCTGCCCTTCGTGTGGCTGTCGTCCCAAGGCGGTGACGACATGGTCTTCCTGCTGCGGGCGGAGGAACTGCCCGAAGCCCAGGACTGA
- a CDS encoding response regulator translates to MAGSSYVLLVEGDPGHEARVLAALRAGGFGNRVIVARDGIEALAFLSAEDGYPAPRPASQPAVVLLDPDLPRIDGLEVLRRIRAEVMTSLLPVVMFASDCTSEDIREAYRLGANSYVRKPRDEQEFERASTLIARYWLGLNEHPDDTTRF, encoded by the coding sequence ATGGCTGGCAGCAGTTACGTCCTGCTGGTTGAAGGGGATCCGGGGCATGAAGCCCGGGTCCTCGCTGCGCTGCGCGCAGGAGGATTCGGCAATCGCGTGATTGTCGCGCGCGACGGCATCGAGGCCCTCGCCTTCCTCTCCGCCGAAGACGGCTACCCGGCGCCCAGGCCGGCAAGCCAGCCGGCGGTCGTCCTGCTCGATCCCGACCTTCCCCGGATCGACGGCCTAGAGGTGCTGCGCCGCATCCGCGCCGAGGTCATGACCTCGCTCCTGCCCGTGGTGATGTTCGCAAGTGACTGCACGTCGGAAGACATCCGCGAAGCCTACCGGCTCGGCGCCAACAGCTACGTCAGGAAGCCCCGCGACGAACAGGAATTCGAGCGGGCCAGCACGCTCATCGCTCGCTATTGGCTGGGCCTGAACGAACACCCGGACGACACGACCCGCTTCTGA
- the iscX gene encoding Fe-S cluster assembly protein IscX — MKWTEVQEIAIQLSDKFPEADPTRVNFVDLMNWVMALPEFDDDPNHCGERVLEAIQQAWIDEVA, encoded by the coding sequence ATGAAGTGGACCGAGGTTCAGGAGATCGCAATCCAGCTCTCGGACAAGTTCCCCGAGGCGGACCCCACGCGCGTCAATTTTGTCGACCTGATGAACTGGGTGATGGCCCTTCCCGAGTTCGACGACGATCCCAATCACTGCGGCGAGCGCGTGCTGGAGGCCATTCAGCAGGCCTGGATCGACGAGGTTGCCTGA
- the fdx gene encoding ISC system 2Fe-2S type ferredoxin yields the protein MTQIIVLPHVELCPDGTVIEAEPGSSICDALLRNGVEIEHACEQSCACTTCHVIVREGFASLKEAEEEEEDLLDKAWGLEPQSRLSCQAVVAETPLVVEIPRYTINMAREGKH from the coding sequence ATGACGCAGATCATCGTATTGCCGCACGTCGAGCTCTGTCCGGACGGGACGGTGATCGAGGCGGAGCCGGGCTCCTCGATCTGCGACGCGCTGCTGCGCAATGGCGTGGAGATCGAGCATGCGTGCGAGCAGTCCTGTGCGTGCACGACCTGCCACGTGATCGTGCGCGAAGGGTTCGCCTCGCTCAAGGAGGCCGAGGAAGAGGAGGAGGATCTCCTCGACAAGGCCTGGGGCCTCGAGCCGCAGTCGCGCCTGTCGTGCCAGGCGGTCGTCGCCGAGACGCCGCTGGTGGTCGAGATTCCGCGCTACACCATCAACATGGCCCGGGAGGGCAAGCACTGA
- the hscA gene encoding Fe-S protein assembly chaperone HscA, with translation MALLQIAEPGLSTEPHKHRLAVGIDLGTTNSLVATVRNGIAVCLVDEDGRAMLPSIVRYHADGRIEVGRSAAAAHATDPKNTILSVKRFMGRGLKDVAYIESMPYDFVDAGGMLRLRTVQGIKSPVEVSAEILKMLAARAQASLGGELTGAVITVPAYFDDAQRQATKDAAKLAGINVLRLLNEPTAAAVAYGLDNAAEGVYAVYDLGGGTFDLSILKLSRGIFEVLATNGDAALGGDDFDHRLFCWALDESEIDPPSSEDARRLLLKAREAKELLTACEEAPIKATLGSGEKVDLVVTRDQFADMTKHLVQKTVAPMRKVLRDAGLAPEDVKGVVMVGGATRMPHVQRAVAEFFGQEPLTNLDPDKVVALGAAIQANVLAGNRKEEDDWLLLDVIPLSLGLEMMGGLTEKIVPRNSTLPIARAQEFTTYKDGQTAMAFHVVQGERELVADCRSLARFELRGIPPMAAGAARIRVTFQVDADGLLSVSAREMSSGVEASVLVKPSYGLTDDEIAGMLRDGVERASEDIDARAVREQQVEADRVIEATLAALEQDGDLLSDEERAAIDAAVAVTRETAAGHDPRAIKRSTEALSRATNEFAARRMDKSIRSALAGHKVDEIQV, from the coding sequence ATGGCACTTCTGCAAATCGCCGAACCCGGTCTGTCGACCGAACCGCACAAGCACCGCCTCGCCGTTGGCATAGACCTCGGCACGACCAATTCGCTCGTGGCGACGGTGCGCAACGGCATCGCCGTGTGCCTCGTTGATGAGGATGGCCGCGCGATGCTTCCCTCCATCGTCCGCTACCATGCCGACGGCAGGATCGAGGTTGGCCGCAGCGCGGCGGCAGCGCACGCAACGGATCCCAAGAACACCATCCTGTCGGTGAAGCGCTTCATGGGGCGCGGCCTCAAGGATGTCGCCTACATCGAGTCGATGCCCTACGACTTCGTCGATGCCGGCGGAATGCTGCGCCTGCGCACCGTGCAAGGGATCAAGTCGCCGGTCGAAGTGTCGGCGGAGATCCTCAAAATGCTGGCGGCGCGTGCGCAAGCGAGCCTGGGCGGCGAACTCACCGGTGCGGTGATCACCGTGCCCGCCTATTTCGACGATGCGCAGCGCCAGGCAACCAAGGATGCGGCGAAGCTCGCCGGCATCAACGTGCTGCGCCTGCTCAACGAGCCCACTGCCGCGGCGGTTGCGTACGGTCTCGACAACGCGGCCGAGGGCGTTTACGCGGTGTATGACCTCGGCGGCGGCACTTTCGACCTGTCCATCCTCAAGCTTTCACGCGGCATCTTCGAGGTGCTGGCAACCAATGGCGATGCGGCGCTCGGTGGTGATGACTTTGATCATCGACTGTTCTGCTGGGCGCTGGACGAAAGCGAGATCGATCCTCCGTCGAGCGAAGATGCCCGTCGTCTTTTGCTGAAGGCTCGCGAGGCGAAGGAACTGCTGACTGCGTGCGAGGAGGCTCCGATCAAGGCGACTCTGGGATCGGGCGAGAAGGTCGATCTCGTCGTCACGCGCGACCAGTTCGCCGACATGACGAAGCACCTCGTGCAGAAGACCGTTGCGCCGATGCGCAAGGTCCTGCGCGACGCCGGGTTGGCCCCCGAGGACGTCAAGGGCGTCGTGATGGTCGGCGGCGCGACTCGCATGCCGCACGTGCAGCGCGCGGTGGCCGAGTTCTTCGGCCAGGAGCCGCTGACGAACCTCGACCCGGACAAGGTCGTCGCGCTCGGCGCGGCGATCCAGGCCAACGTATTGGCGGGCAACCGCAAGGAAGAGGACGACTGGCTGCTGCTCGATGTGATCCCCCTGTCGCTCGGCCTTGAGATGATGGGCGGGCTCACCGAGAAGATCGTGCCGCGCAATTCGACGCTGCCGATTGCTCGGGCGCAGGAGTTCACGACCTACAAGGACGGCCAGACGGCCATGGCCTTCCACGTGGTGCAGGGCGAGCGCGAGCTCGTTGCCGACTGCCGCTCGCTCGCGCGCTTCGAGCTGCGCGGCATTCCGCCGATGGCGGCGGGCGCGGCACGCATCCGGGTGACCTTCCAGGTCGATGCCGATGGTCTGTTGTCGGTGTCGGCGCGCGAGATGTCATCGGGCGTCGAGGCCAGCGTGCTGGTGAAGCCGTCCTACGGCCTGACGGACGACGAGATCGCAGGCATGCTGCGCGACGGTGTCGAGCGGGCTTCCGAGGATATCGATGCGCGCGCCGTGCGCGAGCAGCAGGTCGAGGCCGATCGCGTGATCGAGGCGACGCTCGCGGCGCTGGAGCAGGATGGCGATCTGCTGAGCGACGAGGAACGCGCCGCAATCGACGCCGCCGTTGCCGTAACCCGCGAAACGGCCGCCGGGCATGACCCGCGTGCCATCAAGCGCAGCACGGAAGCGCTCTCCCGTGCTACCAACGAATTTGCCGCCCGTCGCATGGACAAGAGCATCCGTTCGGCGCTGGCGGGTCACAAGGTGGATGAGATTCAGGTATGA
- the hscB gene encoding Fe-S protein assembly co-chaperone HscB, with amino-acid sequence MSIDLQQDYFGLFGLPRRFRIDEAALELAYHDLQGRVHPDRFAHLPDSDKRLSMQWATQVNEGFRTLRKPLPRATYLLELMGVDAGLHTNTAMSPAFLMEQMEWREAVEEARTAGEAEELAQLHTRLRQHSREVFDELARQCDDEQDYAGAAETVRRLMFMEKLQHEIDDALEALES; translated from the coding sequence ATGAGCATCGACCTCCAGCAGGACTACTTCGGGCTGTTCGGGCTGCCACGCCGGTTTCGCATCGACGAGGCAGCGCTCGAGCTTGCCTACCACGATCTGCAGGGGCGCGTGCATCCCGACCGCTTTGCACATCTGCCCGACAGCGACAAGCGTCTGTCGATGCAGTGGGCGACGCAGGTGAACGAAGGTTTTCGCACGCTGCGCAAGCCGCTGCCGCGCGCAACCTATCTGCTCGAGCTGATGGGTGTCGACGCGGGACTGCACACGAATACGGCGATGTCGCCGGCCTTCCTGATGGAGCAGATGGAGTGGCGCGAGGCGGTGGAGGAAGCGCGGACGGCAGGTGAGGCGGAGGAGCTGGCGCAGTTGCACACGCGCTTGCGCCAGCATTCGCGCGAGGTCTTTGACGAGCTTGCGCGGCAGTGCGACGACGAGCAGGACTATGCGGGTGCCGCCGAAACGGTGCGCCGGCTGATGTTCATGGAAAAATTACAACACGAGATCGACGACGCCCTCGAGGCGCTGGAGAGCTGA
- the iscA gene encoding iron-sulfur cluster assembly protein IscA — protein MSVTVSTSAAKHVSNFIAKRGKGLGIRLGVRTSGCSGMAYRLEFVDETHEDDVVFESNGVKVIVDQKSLAYLDGTELDFVREGLNEGFKFNNPNVKDSCGCGESFNV, from the coding sequence ATGAGTGTCACTGTCAGCACGAGCGCAGCGAAGCACGTTTCGAACTTCATCGCCAAGCGCGGCAAGGGTCTCGGAATCCGTCTCGGGGTTCGGACCTCCGGCTGTTCGGGCATGGCCTACCGCCTCGAGTTCGTTGATGAGACGCACGAGGACGACGTGGTGTTCGAGAGCAATGGCGTCAAGGTCATCGTGGACCAGAAGAGCCTGGCCTATCTCGACGGCACCGAGCTCGATTTCGTCCGCGAGGGGCTCAACGAGGGTTTCAAGTTCAACAACCCGAACGTCAAGGACTCGTGCGGCTGCGGCGAGAGCTTCAACGTCTGA
- the iscU gene encoding Fe-S cluster assembly scaffold IscU produces MAYSEKVLDHYENPRNVGAFSKEDEGVGTGMVGAPACGDVMKLQIKVGKDGVIEDAKFKTYGCGSAIASSSLVTEWVKGKTVEQALEIKNTQIAEELALPPVKIHCSILAEDAIKAAVADYKKKHEG; encoded by the coding sequence ATGGCATATAGTGAAAAAGTGCTCGACCACTACGAAAATCCCCGCAACGTCGGCGCCTTCTCCAAAGAGGACGAAGGCGTGGGCACCGGCATGGTCGGTGCGCCGGCCTGTGGCGACGTGATGAAGCTGCAGATCAAGGTGGGCAAGGATGGCGTCATCGAGGACGCGAAGTTCAAGACCTACGGCTGTGGTTCGGCGATCGCGTCGAGCTCGCTGGTGACCGAATGGGTCAAGGGCAAGACCGTCGAGCAGGCACTCGAGATCAAGAACACCCAGATCGCCGAGGAACTCGCGCTGCCGCCGGTCAAGATCCACTGTTCGATCCTCGCCGAGGACGCCATCAAGGCGGCCGTGGCGGACTACAAGAAAAAGCACGAAGGCTGA
- a CDS encoding IscS subfamily cysteine desulfurase, with protein sequence MLKFPIYLDYSATTPVDPRVAQAMIPWLTEHFGNPASRSHAYGWEAEKAVEDAREQVAALVNADPKEIVWTSGATESNNLAIKGAAQFYKGKGRHIITVKTEHKAVLDTFRELERQGFEATYLDVQENGLIDLAAFKDALRPDTILVSVMFVNNEIGVIQPIAEIGEICREKGIVFHVDAAQATGKVEIDLQQLKVDLMSFSAHKTYGPKGIGALYVRRKPRARLEAQMHGGGHERGLRSGTLATHQIVGMGEAFRIAREEMKVENERIRSLRDRLLKGLQDIEATYVNGDLEHRVPHNLNISFAYVEGESMIMAVKDIAVSSGSACTSASLEPSYVLRALGRNDELAHSSIRFSIGRFTTEEEIDYTIDLMHKKIGKLRELSPLWEMVQEGVDLNTVQWAAH encoded by the coding sequence ATGCTGAAGTTTCCGATTTACCTGGATTACTCCGCCACCACGCCGGTCGATCCGCGTGTCGCGCAGGCGATGATTCCCTGGCTCACCGAGCATTTTGGTAATCCGGCGAGCCGTTCGCACGCTTACGGTTGGGAAGCCGAGAAGGCGGTCGAGGATGCGCGCGAGCAGGTTGCTGCACTGGTGAATGCCGATCCGAAGGAAATCGTGTGGACTTCTGGCGCGACGGAGTCGAACAACCTCGCGATCAAGGGCGCCGCACAGTTCTACAAGGGCAAGGGCAGGCACATCATCACCGTGAAGACCGAGCACAAGGCCGTGCTTGACACCTTCCGCGAACTCGAGCGCCAGGGCTTCGAGGCGACCTATCTCGACGTGCAGGAGAACGGCCTGATCGATCTGGCCGCGTTCAAGGACGCGCTGCGCCCGGACACGATCCTCGTCTCCGTGATGTTCGTGAATAACGAGATCGGCGTGATCCAGCCGATCGCCGAGATCGGCGAGATCTGCCGCGAGAAGGGCATCGTGTTCCACGTCGATGCGGCGCAGGCGACGGGCAAGGTCGAGATCGATCTGCAGCAGCTGAAGGTCGACCTGATGTCTTTCTCCGCGCACAAGACCTATGGTCCGAAGGGTATCGGCGCGTTGTACGTGCGTCGCAAGCCGCGTGCGCGCCTCGAGGCGCAGATGCACGGCGGCGGTCACGAGCGCGGCCTGCGTTCGGGTACGCTCGCGACGCACCAGATCGTCGGCATGGGCGAAGCCTTCCGCATTGCGCGCGAGGAGATGAAGGTCGAGAACGAACGCATCCGTTCGCTGCGCGACCGCCTACTGAAGGGTCTGCAGGACATCGAAGCGACCTATGTGAACGGCGACCTCGAGCATCGCGTGCCGCACAACCTGAATATCTCCTTCGCCTATGTCGAAGGTGAGTCGATGATCATGGCGGTGAAGGACATCGCCGTGTCGAGCGGTTCGGCCTGTACGTCGGCGAGCCTGGAGCCGTCCTATGTCTTGCGTGCGCTTGGGCGCAATGACGAACTGGCGCATAGCTCGATCCGTTTCTCGATCGGCCGCTTCACGACCGAAGAGGAAATCGACTATACGATCGACCTCATGCACAAGAAGATCGGCAAGCTGCGCGAACTGTCTCCGCTGTGGGAGATGGTGCAGGAAGGTGTCGATCTGAATACCGTGCAGTGGGCAGCCCACTGA
- a CDS encoding cysteine desulfurase family protein, with product MFAPVYLDWNATAPLDAAVREAMLPWFGGRFGNASSRHEYGRQARAAVDEARARVAAAVGAHATEVVFTSGGTEANNLFVKGAAGLMKPGLIAISAIEHPCVREPAKQLRRADWTLREIAVDRAGQVKRADWLAVLATKPALVSVMLANNETGVLQDVATLAREAKEVGAWFHTDAVQALGKIGVDFRALGVNAMTLSAHKIGGPLGAGALVVDKRLELAPLLAGGGQERGLRSGTENVAAIVGFGVACELAAARVSGENARLCGLRDTLEAGLAALGMRIFSTGAPRLPNTVFFAAEGLDGETLVGRLDRAGFACASGSACSSANPEPSHTLLAMGVEREAARGAVRVSLGRDTQVKHVADFLGCLGQQMNELNNLTAVAVQ from the coding sequence GTGTTCGCCCCCGTCTATCTCGACTGGAACGCCACTGCGCCGCTGGACGCGGCAGTGCGCGAGGCGATGCTGCCGTGGTTCGGCGGCCGCTTCGGCAATGCGTCTAGCCGACATGAATATGGGCGCCAAGCGCGCGCCGCGGTCGATGAGGCGCGTGCGCGGGTCGCTGCGGCGGTCGGCGCGCACGCAACGGAAGTGGTCTTCACCAGCGGCGGTACCGAGGCGAACAATCTGTTTGTGAAGGGCGCGGCGGGTCTCATGAAGCCGGGGCTGATCGCGATCAGCGCGATCGAGCATCCCTGCGTGCGCGAACCTGCAAAGCAGTTGCGGCGTGCCGACTGGACGCTGCGTGAAATCGCCGTCGATCGCGCTGGACAGGTGAAACGCGCCGACTGGCTGGCCGTGCTGGCGACGAAGCCGGCGCTGGTGTCGGTGATGCTCGCCAACAACGAGACCGGTGTGCTGCAGGACGTCGCGACGCTCGCCCGCGAGGCGAAGGAGGTCGGAGCCTGGTTTCACACCGACGCGGTGCAAGCGTTGGGCAAGATCGGCGTTGATTTCCGTGCCTTGGGCGTCAATGCAATGACGCTGTCGGCGCACAAGATCGGCGGTCCGCTCGGGGCGGGTGCCCTGGTCGTTGACAAGCGACTGGAGCTGGCCCCGCTGCTCGCCGGCGGCGGGCAGGAGCGCGGCTTGCGTTCGGGCACCGAGAACGTCGCAGCGATCGTCGGCTTCGGCGTCGCGTGCGAGTTGGCAGCGGCACGCGTGTCCGGCGAGAATGCCCGCTTGTGCGGCCTGCGCGATACGCTGGAAGCAGGTCTGGCGGCGCTCGGCATGCGGATCTTCTCGACCGGTGCGCCGCGTCTGCCGAATACGGTTTTCTTCGCCGCCGAAGGCTTGGATGGCGAGACCTTGGTCGGGCGACTGGATCGGGCCGGTTTCGCGTGTGCGAGCGGCTCGGCGTGTTCGAGTGCGAATCCGGAGCCGTCCCATACGTTGCTGGCGATGGGGGTGGAACGCGAGGCCGCGCGTGGCGCGGTGCGCGTCAGCTTGGGGCGCGATACGCAGGTAAAGCACGTGGCGGATTTTCTGGGCTGCCTGGGGCAGCAGATGAACGAACTGAACAATCTGACCGCCGTGGCGGTTCAATGA
- the iscR gene encoding Fe-S cluster assembly transcriptional regulator IscR: MRLTTKGRFAVTAMIDLASRQAEGPVTLAGIADRQKISLSYLEQLFGKLRRHKLVTSVRGPGGGYRLARDMARITVADIIVAVDEPLDATQCGGKQNCHDEHRCLTHDLWANLNKRMYEYLDSVTLNALVHREIKPDPDMSVLKDVRRRAMVAMREAAAA; the protein is encoded by the coding sequence ATGAGACTGACCACCAAAGGACGTTTTGCCGTCACTGCGATGATCGATCTGGCATCGCGTCAAGCCGAAGGGCCGGTGACGTTGGCTGGCATCGCCGACCGGCAGAAAATTTCCTTGTCGTACCTCGAGCAGTTGTTCGGCAAGCTGCGGCGCCACAAGCTGGTGACCAGCGTGCGTGGTCCCGGCGGCGGCTACCGGCTCGCTCGCGACATGGCTCGCATCACTGTTGCCGACATCATCGTCGCGGTGGACGAGCCGCTCGATGCGACGCAATGCGGTGGCAAGCAGAATTGCCATGACGAGCATCGCTGCCTGACGCACGACCTGTGGGCGAACCTGAACAAGCGCATGTACGAATATCTCGATTCGGTGACGCTGAATGCGCTGGTGCATCGCGAGATCAAGCCGGATCCCGACATGAGCGTCCTCAAGGACGTGCGCCGGCGCGCGATGGTGGCGATGCGCGAGGCTGCGGCGGCCTGA
- the cysE gene encoding serine O-acetyltransferase produces the protein MFRRLREDLASVRERDPAARSTLEVLTCYPGVHALFLHRFAHGAWKRGFYWVGRFVSHVSRFLTGIEIHPGATIGRRVFIDHGMGVVIGETAEIGDDCTIYQGVTLGGTSLYRGTKRHPTLGKGVVIGAGAKVLGGFTVGDSARVGSNAVVVKPVPAGATAVGNPARVIEPDRDNARDRAREQKAEQMGFSAYGVTKQMDDPLTKALHGLLDHAVETDRRIQMLVERLEKAGFSLDEAIEKSDEFDAERLSKMVD, from the coding sequence ATGTTCAGACGTCTGCGCGAAGACTTGGCCAGCGTTCGCGAACGCGATCCCGCCGCCCGTTCGACCCTGGAGGTGCTGACCTGCTATCCGGGCGTGCACGCGCTTTTCCTCCACCGCTTCGCGCACGGCGCATGGAAGCGCGGCTTCTACTGGGTGGGGCGGTTTGTCAGTCATGTGAGCCGATTTCTCACCGGCATCGAAATCCATCCGGGCGCGACGATAGGCCGGCGCGTCTTCATCGACCACGGCATGGGGGTGGTGATCGGCGAGACTGCGGAGATTGGGGACGACTGCACGATCTATCAAGGCGTGACCCTCGGGGGAACCTCGCTATACCGTGGCACGAAGCGCCATCCAACGCTGGGCAAGGGGGTCGTGATCGGCGCCGGTGCGAAAGTGCTCGGGGGCTTTACGGTGGGTGACAGTGCACGGGTCGGCTCCAATGCCGTCGTCGTCAAGCCGGTGCCGGCTGGCGCCACTGCGGTTGGGAACCCCGCGCGCGTCATCGAACCTGACCGTGATAACGCACGCGACCGGGCGCGCGAGCAGAAGGCCGAGCAGATGGGGTTCTCGGCTTACGGCGTGACCAAGCAGATGGACGATCCGCTGACCAAGGCGCTGCACGGGCTGCTCGATCACGCCGTCGAGACCGATCGTCGCATTCAGATGCTGGTGGAGCGTCTGGAGAAGGCCGGATTCAGCCTCGATGAGGCGATCGAGAAGAGTGACGAATTTGACGCCGAGCGTCTGTCCAAGATGGTCGACTGA